One Candidatus Planktophila limnetica DNA segment encodes these proteins:
- a CDS encoding glycosyltransferase gives MTSQKLTILFMPESAYGPTNQCVGIGYRLLKAGHRVVFAAEASWEGKLKALGFEEDLVNLAPPAPADSDADPGQFWTDYIRDTSPEFRKPTIEQLETFVKPTWQALIDGAMYCEPQLREIIKRVNPDVIVEDNVVTFPALLTAGKPFVRIVSCNPLEVKGAKVAPTYSGYAANDSSNWDTYRAEYKRTHHEMWSAFNTWVQEQGAPALPELEFIHESKDANMYVFPEVADYIKDRPLNSTWTRIDSSVRETDGKYDIPAEVANRPADSKLIYLSLGSLGSADVGLMNRLTEVLGKTKHRYIVSMGPQHEQIKLASNMVGSQFLPQINIIPQVDLVITHGGNNTTTEAMHYGKPMILLPLFWDQYDNAQRMHELGFGVRLATYAFTEAEMNSALDSLLSDGALGKKMRENAAQIQSRDGLGVASALIEKVALAHKSK, from the coding sequence ATGACTTCGCAAAAATTAACCATCCTTTTCATGCCTGAGTCCGCCTACGGCCCAACCAACCAATGCGTTGGTATCGGATACCGACTTCTCAAAGCTGGCCATCGTGTGGTCTTTGCAGCCGAAGCATCATGGGAAGGAAAGTTAAAAGCACTCGGCTTTGAAGAAGATTTAGTTAATTTAGCGCCACCTGCGCCTGCAGATTCTGATGCAGATCCTGGACAGTTTTGGACAGATTACATTCGAGATACTTCCCCAGAATTTCGTAAGCCAACTATTGAGCAACTTGAAACATTTGTTAAACCAACGTGGCAGGCGCTCATCGATGGCGCCATGTATTGCGAACCACAATTGCGCGAGATCATTAAACGTGTAAATCCAGATGTCATTGTTGAAGATAACGTTGTTACATTTCCTGCACTTCTAACTGCAGGCAAACCATTTGTCCGAATCGTTTCTTGTAATCCACTTGAAGTAAAGGGAGCAAAGGTTGCTCCAACGTATTCAGGTTATGCCGCTAATGATTCAAGTAATTGGGATACATACCGCGCCGAATACAAGCGTACTCATCATGAAATGTGGTCAGCATTTAACACATGGGTGCAAGAACAAGGCGCACCTGCTCTGCCAGAACTTGAATTCATCCACGAATCAAAAGATGCAAACATGTATGTATTTCCAGAAGTCGCCGATTACATCAAAGATCGTCCGCTTAACTCAACGTGGACTCGTATTGATTCAAGCGTTCGCGAAACAGATGGCAAATATGACATCCCTGCTGAAGTTGCAAATCGTCCAGCAGATTCAAAACTGATCTACCTATCCCTTGGCTCATTAGGTTCTGCCGACGTCGGATTGATGAATCGATTAACTGAAGTCTTAGGAAAGACCAAGCACCGCTACATCGTGAGCATGGGCCCACAGCACGAACAGATTAAATTGGCTTCAAACATGGTCGGATCTCAATTCTTGCCACAGATCAACATCATTCCGCAGGTCGATTTGGTTATTACTCACGGTGGAAACAACACGACCACTGAAGCAATGCATTACGGAAAGCCAATGATCTTGCTTCCGCTCTTCTGGGATCAATATGACAACGCCCAACGTATGCACGAACTTGGTTTTGGCGTGCGCCTTGCTACCTATGCATTTACTGAAGCAGAGATGAATAGCGCTCTTGATTCCCTCCTAAGCGATGGCGCACTTGGTAAGAAGATGCGTGAAAATGCTGCGCAGATTCAAAGCCGCGATGGACTCGGTGTGGCATCTGCTCTCATTGAAAAAGTAGCACTCGCACACAAATCTAAATAG
- a CDS encoding SIS domain-containing protein, with protein sequence MDPIKFGEDLARKADLAHKLSTQKFQWPNLSGQSLVFMGMGSSAFAAQSIVTRLQACGSNATFTLSSNPTPPKASTAKTLIAISATGNSVETNAAFDAASGYKEKIWLTNAAPRGSQTVAMNAGEETGGVASLSYFATHVALLRLLESLGCITGLEKSIDLAAEAIADIYSRKDAWLPEIINHIKSPAGSYYIAPADRLCSAQQSALMMRESPRLPSVPCETGDWSHIDVYLTKTLDYRAILFPGSIWEDQLFKWMQERGSKVLTIGFDHPHATSSLRYKNDSDPLVRLLAETTFAEILAQHLWVTA encoded by the coding sequence ATGGATCCAATTAAATTTGGCGAAGACTTGGCTCGCAAAGCAGACCTTGCGCACAAGCTATCAACGCAGAAGTTTCAGTGGCCAAATCTTTCGGGTCAATCACTTGTCTTTATGGGCATGGGTTCTTCTGCCTTTGCAGCGCAATCGATAGTCACACGATTACAAGCCTGCGGCAGTAATGCAACCTTTACTCTTTCAAGTAACCCAACTCCCCCAAAAGCCAGTACGGCAAAAACTCTTATTGCAATATCTGCAACTGGAAATTCTGTAGAAACAAACGCTGCCTTTGACGCAGCATCTGGATACAAGGAAAAAATCTGGCTTACAAATGCAGCCCCTCGCGGTTCACAAACAGTTGCCATGAATGCTGGAGAAGAAACTGGTGGGGTTGCATCTCTTTCCTACTTTGCCACCCATGTTGCTTTATTGCGCTTACTTGAATCACTGGGTTGTATAACTGGATTGGAAAAATCAATTGATTTAGCAGCTGAAGCAATTGCAGATATTTACTCTCGCAAAGATGCTTGGTTGCCTGAAATAATCAATCACATTAAATCTCCCGCTGGTTCGTACTACATCGCACCTGCTGATCGACTCTGTAGTGCACAACAAAGTGCATTGATGATGCGCGAATCACCACGTTTGCCATCGGTTCCTTGTGAAACTGGCGACTGGAGCCATATTGATGTGTATCTGACTAAGACTCTTGATTATCGGGCGATTTTATTTCCTGGTTCCATCTGGGAAGACCAATTGTTTAAGTGGATGCAGGAGCGTGGGTCGAAGGTACTTACCATCGGATTTGATCATCCTCATGCAACATCATCGCTGAGATATAAAAACGATTCGGATCCGCTTGTGCGATTACTAGCTGAAACTACTTTTGCTGAAATTCTGGCCCAGCATCTGTGGGTTACAGCTTGA
- a CDS encoding GNAT family N-acetyltransferase codes for MKIRNIEKLDRQQWDPLWQAYLVFYETSLPDQTTDLTWNRFFDSSHVFTGFVAEEDGKILGFAHAMLRQSTWEEVGELYLEDLYTLPEARGKGVGRALIDHVKEEAIAMGAGCMYWQTKAGNETARYLYDSITKNNDYVQYMIKL; via the coding sequence GTGAAAATTCGTAATATAGAAAAATTAGATCGACAGCAGTGGGATCCACTGTGGCAGGCTTACTTAGTTTTCTATGAAACATCTCTTCCCGATCAGACAACTGATTTAACGTGGAATAGATTTTTTGACTCTAGTCATGTCTTTACTGGTTTCGTTGCAGAAGAAGATGGAAAGATTCTCGGTTTTGCCCATGCAATGTTGCGTCAATCAACGTGGGAAGAAGTGGGTGAGTTATACCTTGAAGATTTATACACTCTTCCCGAAGCACGGGGCAAAGGCGTTGGTCGAGCACTAATTGATCACGTCAAAGAAGAAGCAATCGCTATGGGCGCTGGATGTATGTATTGGCAGACTAAGGCTGGAAACGAAACTGCGCGATATTTGTATGACTCAATTACAAAAAATAATGATTACGTTCAATACATGATCAAGCTGTAA
- a CDS encoding PGPGW domain-containing protein, whose translation MEIRKAWKGVPKPVRQVITLVVGGTLLVIGGLLVVLPGPFTLPFVFAGLLVLAGEFVWAQRFLDRARSEAKKADPRKLFKKKPPRENS comes from the coding sequence ATGGAAATCCGCAAGGCTTGGAAGGGCGTGCCTAAGCCTGTTCGCCAAGTAATTACTCTTGTAGTCGGCGGAACCTTATTAGTTATCGGTGGATTACTCGTTGTGCTTCCTGGACCCTTCACCTTGCCCTTTGTTTTTGCAGGTCTACTCGTTCTAGCTGGTGAATTTGTCTGGGCTCAGCGTTTTCTTGATCGAGCACGAAGTGAAGCTAAAAAGGCAGATCCACGAAAGTTATTTAAGAAAAAGCCACCACGTGAAAATTCGTAA
- a CDS encoding nitrilase-related carbon-nitrogen hydrolase, with protein sequence MTRVAACQISLSIENPAGNISHANQGIAEAISHGAQIIVLPELTNSGYVFTSVSEVQDRSTTLDGEIISQWKEIAHKNDVVIVAGLALSVESRLYNASVIIDKSGLLGWYAKAHLFGEEHQFFKSGEKPPLVVNTAHGRIATMVCYDVEFPEWVRLAMLDRAALLAVPTNWPNLGQLIHGTPMEAVRVQAAASVNKMVAVAADRSGPERGHSWISSSVITDFEGNIKIIANRESEDDVQVLVADVELPTDTSITPKNDVRKDRQPDLYSGILKY encoded by the coding sequence ATGACACGAGTGGCTGCTTGCCAGATCTCATTGAGTATTGAAAACCCTGCAGGCAATATTTCACATGCAAATCAAGGGATAGCCGAAGCAATTTCACATGGTGCCCAGATTATTGTCTTACCCGAATTAACAAACTCAGGATATGTATTTACTTCAGTATCAGAAGTTCAAGATCGAAGCACGACTTTAGATGGCGAAATAATCTCGCAGTGGAAAGAAATCGCTCACAAAAATGATGTTGTAATTGTCGCGGGCTTAGCTCTCTCCGTTGAATCACGCTTGTATAACGCATCTGTGATTATCGATAAGAGCGGATTACTTGGTTGGTATGCAAAAGCACATCTCTTCGGAGAAGAGCATCAATTCTTTAAATCTGGAGAAAAGCCACCGCTAGTTGTAAATACTGCACATGGTCGAATCGCAACAATGGTTTGCTATGACGTTGAATTTCCAGAGTGGGTCCGCCTTGCCATGCTCGATCGCGCAGCGCTTCTGGCAGTACCAACTAATTGGCCGAACTTAGGCCAGCTCATCCATGGAACACCAATGGAAGCAGTGCGCGTGCAGGCTGCAGCCTCCGTTAACAAAATGGTTGCAGTAGCAGCAGATCGATCTGGCCCTGAACGTGGTCACTCATGGATTTCATCATCAGTCATTACAGATTTTGAAGGCAATATCAAAATAATTGCCAATCGCGAATCAGAAGATGATGTGCAGGTATTAGTTGCAGATGTTGAATTACCAACTGATACATCAATTACGCCAAAAAACGATGTCCGCAAAGATCGCCAACCTGATTTATATAGCGGAATCCTGAAGTACTAA
- a CDS encoding nitrilase-related carbon-nitrogen hydrolase has product MREVITHINKGSDSPARVLPAVRTPLRIALIQEPWHGSVEKQKTEITAAVQAASEFAPDLIVLTELSLYPYACTRPDAQADFVPEKLDGMSVSFAAELARSSGAHVLISLYEDAGDKQFNSAVTVAPDGGIVLKTRKTHIPVTAGYYEDKYFAEGDSTPAVVKIKDASVGTPTCWDQWFPELAREYGLINTDLLCYPTAIGSEPDHPDFDTEPLWRQMMVAHAIANGLFVAAVNRTGIEDGITFYGSSFISDPYGRILARAGASGSAVLVADLDLDQKRDWLTLFPFFKTRRPSVYKNINK; this is encoded by the coding sequence ATGCGCGAAGTAATTACTCACATCAACAAAGGTTCGGATTCTCCGGCTCGAGTATTACCCGCGGTGCGCACACCACTTCGAATCGCTCTCATCCAAGAGCCGTGGCATGGCAGCGTTGAAAAACAAAAAACTGAGATTACCGCTGCTGTGCAAGCGGCAAGTGAGTTTGCACCTGACTTAATAGTTCTGACCGAGCTCTCTTTGTATCCATATGCCTGCACTCGACCAGATGCACAAGCAGATTTTGTTCCAGAAAAGCTAGATGGCATGAGCGTTTCATTCGCAGCCGAACTTGCCCGTTCATCTGGTGCACATGTTCTGATTTCACTCTATGAAGATGCTGGCGATAAGCAATTCAACTCTGCTGTCACGGTGGCTCCAGATGGCGGTATTGTCTTAAAGACTCGCAAAACTCATATTCCAGTCACTGCTGGATACTACGAAGATAAGTACTTCGCAGAAGGTGACTCAACTCCAGCAGTTGTGAAAATTAAGGATGCTTCCGTTGGAACACCAACCTGTTGGGATCAATGGTTTCCAGAACTTGCACGTGAATATGGATTAATCAATACAGATTTACTCTGTTACCCAACTGCAATTGGCTCAGAGCCTGATCATCCTGACTTTGATACCGAACCACTCTGGCGTCAGATGATGGTGGCCCACGCAATTGCTAATGGTCTATTTGTTGCAGCTGTTAATCGCACGGGCATAGAAGATGGAATCACTTTCTACGGTTCATCTTTTATTAGCGATCCATACGGTCGCATCCTGGCCCGTGCAGGTGCGAGCGGTTCAGCAGTTCTTGTGGCCGACCTTGACCTTGACCAAAAACGTGACTGGCTTACACTTTTCCCATTCTTTAAAACACGACGTCCATCTGTATATAAGAACATCAACAAGTAA
- a CDS encoding amidohydrolase — MTRTLFTNATFWPGQAKGQTFGAMLVDGQKIVAVGDQAQSAAHDKKVDLGGAFVSPSFGDGHCHPIFGGRQHFGPQVTDIASVDEILAEVKRFAAANPDLPWIIGGTYDPALLPNGNFDAKLLDGVCADRPVVLNAIDYHTIWVNTAALKAAGVDANTPDLEIGTIVRREDGSPMGTMREWDAVNLIMDHAPKPSLDREIEAIKYSCARYAKSGITWWQDAWIDPGMAEAYLEAEERGVLTQGVNLAFRADPRTWEKDMAYILEMRKKIESSSKNKNLTAVTIKYFADGVIEGGTAAMLEPYSDDPCSHGMPVWAWPELFRAVAAFDKAGFQTHIHAIGDAGIRAALDAIEGAQKANPAWDRRPTIVHVQLLDPADFHRFRDLGVIANFGPLWCRQDPMQAISSAPRIGPERTARQYQLRSLIDDGVLVAFGSDWPVTSEVVLEGLPVSVHRQTPDKSPAGGWIPTEKITMPEAFTAYTSAVAYQAFGEKTWGTLAPGFNADFVVLPKNPFEIDPHAVSDMSVLHTYRNGEAIYSE, encoded by the coding sequence ATGACACGCACACTCTTTACTAACGCAACCTTCTGGCCTGGTCAGGCAAAGGGGCAAACCTTTGGCGCGATGTTGGTAGATGGACAAAAAATTGTTGCAGTGGGCGATCAAGCGCAAAGCGCTGCACACGATAAGAAAGTGGACTTAGGTGGTGCTTTCGTTTCGCCATCATTTGGCGATGGTCACTGCCACCCAATCTTTGGTGGTCGCCAACACTTTGGACCACAGGTAACAGATATTGCAAGCGTCGATGAAATCCTTGCTGAAGTAAAACGATTTGCTGCAGCTAATCCAGATTTGCCGTGGATTATTGGTGGCACATATGACCCAGCGCTATTGCCTAACGGAAACTTTGATGCAAAGTTATTAGATGGTGTCTGCGCTGATCGTCCTGTTGTATTAAACGCAATTGATTACCACACCATCTGGGTAAACACCGCAGCCCTTAAAGCGGCAGGAGTCGATGCAAATACTCCTGATTTAGAAATCGGAACAATTGTTCGCCGCGAAGATGGTTCTCCAATGGGCACTATGCGCGAATGGGATGCGGTCAATTTAATTATGGATCACGCACCAAAGCCATCACTTGATCGAGAGATTGAAGCGATTAAATATTCATGTGCACGCTATGCAAAATCTGGAATCACTTGGTGGCAAGACGCGTGGATTGATCCAGGAATGGCAGAAGCGTATTTAGAGGCAGAAGAACGTGGCGTTCTCACACAAGGTGTTAATTTGGCATTTCGCGCAGACCCACGCACGTGGGAAAAAGATATGGCCTACATCCTGGAGATGCGCAAAAAGATTGAATCATCTTCTAAGAATAAGAACCTCACTGCCGTAACAATTAAATATTTTGCAGATGGCGTTATTGAAGGTGGCACGGCTGCAATGCTCGAGCCATATTCAGATGATCCGTGCAGCCACGGAATGCCTGTGTGGGCGTGGCCAGAACTCTTCCGCGCAGTTGCAGCCTTTGATAAAGCAGGTTTCCAAACACATATTCACGCAATTGGTGATGCTGGTATTCGCGCAGCACTAGATGCCATTGAAGGTGCGCAGAAAGCAAATCCTGCCTGGGATCGTCGTCCAACAATTGTGCACGTGCAGTTATTAGATCCCGCTGACTTTCATCGCTTCCGTGACTTAGGTGTCATTGCAAACTTTGGACCCTTGTGGTGTCGACAAGATCCAATGCAAGCAATTTCTTCTGCACCCCGTATCGGACCAGAGCGCACAGCGCGTCAATATCAATTGCGCTCTCTTATCGATGATGGTGTGCTCGTTGCATTTGGTAGTGACTGGCCTGTGACATCAGAAGTTGTCTTAGAAGGTTTGCCAGTTTCAGTTCACAGACAAACTCCGGATAAATCACCTGCTGGTGGTTGGATTCCAACTGAGAAAATCACAATGCCAGAGGCCTTTACTGCCTATACAAGCGCTGTTGCCTATCAAGCATTTGGCGAAAAAACATGGGGCACGTTAGCTCCAGGATTTAATGCAGACTTCGTTGTTTTGCCAAAGAATCCATTTGAAATTGATCCACACGCTGTCAGCGATATGTCGGTATTACATACATATAGAAACGGAGAAGCCATTTACTCTGAGTGA
- a CDS encoding purine-cytosine permease family protein, with translation MSSSDKTLAPSQVETRSVDFVPHSERFGKSRDLGNVWFVGNVNLVAMATGVVALSLGGNLIWTVIAVVLGSLFGTFFMAFHSAQGPQLGLPQLVQSRAQFGYIGAALTVWIFALVNYITYNTSDAILSGAAMNEIFKIPSEVGFFIAAAIATVIAIYGYSQIHFINRILFWPSIITLGVMTVGVVLRGSFPEGAFDLGNFQLAPFMTAFVIVAGFQLGWAPYVSDYSRYLPATEGVRSTFKATYIASALSGIWVFGLGAFASSPDGELSPVAAYKAVGDSIFAGFGTLLLVVLLAGLLVVMSVNAYGGSLTLISMADSIKRVNPTKKARLIALLIMGLTVWGIAQFVGEDRFNSFYGNALVFLAYLFTPWTAVNLVDYFFVRKGVYVIGEIFKKDGIYGRWGWRGNTAYLVGFASMIPFFVTTPYTGPIAKSLGSVDYSLFVGLPVSAIVYLILARGLDLKKEAAMAAAEGNLTKH, from the coding sequence ATGAGCTCGTCAGATAAAACATTGGCACCTTCCCAAGTAGAAACACGAAGCGTTGACTTCGTTCCCCACTCAGAACGCTTTGGTAAATCCCGCGACCTTGGAAATGTTTGGTTCGTAGGAAACGTAAACCTCGTGGCTATGGCAACAGGTGTTGTTGCACTCTCACTAGGTGGAAACCTCATCTGGACAGTTATCGCAGTTGTGCTCGGATCACTCTTTGGCACATTTTTTATGGCTTTTCACTCAGCGCAGGGACCACAACTTGGACTCCCACAGCTGGTGCAATCACGCGCACAGTTTGGATATATCGGCGCAGCCCTGACGGTGTGGATCTTCGCACTCGTTAACTACATTACATACAACACATCTGATGCAATCTTGTCAGGTGCTGCAATGAATGAAATCTTCAAGATTCCTTCAGAAGTTGGATTCTTTATTGCTGCGGCCATTGCAACTGTTATTGCAATCTATGGTTATAGCCAGATTCACTTCATTAACAGAATTCTTTTCTGGCCATCAATTATCACACTGGGCGTCATGACTGTTGGCGTCGTACTTCGTGGTTCATTTCCAGAAGGTGCCTTTGATCTTGGCAACTTCCAGTTAGCACCATTTATGACAGCATTCGTAATCGTCGCGGGATTCCAACTTGGTTGGGCTCCTTATGTTTCAGATTACTCACGCTACTTGCCTGCAACAGAAGGTGTTCGCTCAACATTTAAGGCAACTTATATTGCAAGTGCACTCTCTGGCATCTGGGTATTTGGTCTTGGTGCATTTGCATCAAGTCCTGATGGAGAACTCTCACCAGTGGCTGCATATAAAGCAGTAGGAGATTCAATTTTTGCAGGCTTTGGAACATTACTTCTCGTTGTTCTTCTTGCTGGTCTTCTAGTTGTTATGTCAGTAAATGCATACGGCGGGTCTTTAACACTTATCTCAATGGCGGATTCAATCAAGAGAGTGAATCCAACAAAGAAGGCACGATTAATCGCACTCTTGATTATGGGTCTAACAGTGTGGGGCATCGCTCAATTCGTTGGAGAAGATCGCTTTAATAGTTTCTACGGAAACGCACTCGTCTTCTTGGCATACCTCTTCACGCCATGGACAGCGGTTAACTTGGTGGATTACTTCTTCGTTCGCAAGGGCGTTTATGTAATCGGTGAAATCTTTAAGAAGGACGGAATCTACGGACGTTGGGGATGGCGCGGTAACACTGCATACCTCGTTGGCTTTGCATCAATGATTCCATTCTTTGTTACAACACCATATACAGGACCAATTGCTAAGAGCTTAGGAAGTGTGGATTACTCACTCTTCGTTGGTCTGCCAGTAAGTGCAATTGTTTACTTAATCCTTGCTCGAGGTCTTGACCTTAAGAAGGAAGCAGCAATGGCTGCAGCAGAAGGAAACTTAACAAAGCACTAA
- the speB gene encoding agmatinase: MSENKTPRVNTGKIVGQVDATQMPRYGGIATFAHLPQLSEVSDVDVAIVGVPFDTGVSYRPGARFGPNHVRESSRLLRPYNPAANVSPFATQQVVDAGDIAANPFDIEEAISSIHKSYDQLSERAKKIVTIGGDHTITLPILRSLKAKHGAISVVHFDAHLDTWDSYFGADYTHGTTFRRASEEGLLDPEGCMHIGIRGPLYAAKDLTDDKALGFQIFSSVEFQDLGVNAAIEKLKARVGKRPVYISIDIDVLDPAHAPGTGTPEAGGLTSRELLSVLRATAGMKVIGADIVEVAPAYDHAQITGIAASHVMYELISAFAAK, from the coding sequence ATGAGCGAAAACAAAACTCCTCGCGTTAATACGGGCAAAATTGTTGGCCAAGTGGACGCAACGCAGATGCCACGCTATGGCGGCATTGCCACATTTGCTCACTTGCCACAGCTCAGTGAAGTAAGCGATGTTGATGTAGCAATTGTTGGCGTTCCATTTGATACTGGAGTTTCATATCGCCCAGGCGCCCGCTTTGGTCCAAACCACGTCCGTGAATCTTCTAGATTGCTTAGACCATACAACCCAGCAGCAAATGTTTCTCCATTTGCAACACAACAAGTTGTAGACGCTGGAGATATTGCAGCTAATCCATTTGATATTGAAGAAGCAATTTCTAGTATTCATAAAAGCTATGACCAATTATCAGAACGTGCAAAGAAGATTGTGACAATCGGGGGAGATCACACAATTACTCTTCCAATTCTTCGCTCCCTTAAGGCTAAGCACGGTGCCATTAGCGTTGTGCACTTCGATGCTCACCTTGATACATGGGATTCATACTTTGGCGCCGATTACACACACGGCACAACATTTAGACGTGCAAGTGAAGAGGGTTTACTAGATCCAGAAGGCTGCATGCACATTGGTATCCGCGGCCCGCTCTATGCGGCTAAAGATCTCACCGATGACAAAGCACTCGGTTTTCAAATCTTTTCTAGCGTTGAATTCCAAGATCTCGGTGTTAACGCTGCAATAGAGAAGTTGAAGGCTCGCGTTGGAAAGCGTCCTGTATATATAAGTATTGATATTGATGTATTAGATCCTGCACATGCACCTGGAACTGGAACACCAGAGGCGGGTGGACTAACAAGTCGCGAATTATTATCTGTACTTCGCGCAACAGCTGGCATGAAGGTCATTGGCGCAGACATCGTTGAAGTCGCTCCAGCATATGATCATGCCCAGATTACGGGCATCGCAGCATCGCATGTGATGTATGAGTTAATCAGTGCATTTGCAGCAAAATAA
- a CDS encoding ABC transporter substrate-binding protein — translation MRRSRTLVSLIALSFVLSACGSSSSDSGSDSNAQGQEGVLAPYDASKAGGTLTLVAKGAAGTLDPHINYTLQFWQLYQATYDGLLAFRKVDGPKSFETVPDLAEALPELSDGGKTLTFTLRKGIKFSDGRDVTVNDVKASFERIFKVSSPTAGGFYNGIVGADACLAKPATCKLDQGVVVDEATNKIVINLTAPDATINYKLSLPHAVILPADAPSKDAGTTPIPTTGPYMFASYDPNKELKMVRNPNFTEWNRESQPAGYPDEIVYQFGLTAEAQVNAIKNGQADWMLDPIPADRLSEIGTELPNQINVHTLTAMWYLPMNNNLAPFDNVKARQAVNYALDRNAMVKIFGGEQLASPACTFLPPGFPGHKDFCQYTAGASVESPAASWSAPDLEKAKQLVKESGTAGQKVGVVVSDDEVNKQMGEYVQSVLNQIGYKATLKPISSNIQFTYIQNTKNKVQISVSQWYQDFPAAMDFSYILLGCESFTPGSDSSINMAGYCNKALNKRMIDAMDLGVTDQAAADKEWGEIDQAIMNEAPVAVAFTPKQIDFLSARVKNYNFSKQFYMLVSQLQVK, via the coding sequence ATGAGACGCTCTAGAACGCTCGTATCTCTCATCGCCCTGAGCTTTGTTCTCAGTGCATGCGGTAGCTCGAGTTCTGACAGTGGTTCAGATTCAAATGCTCAAGGTCAAGAAGGTGTACTTGCACCTTATGACGCATCAAAAGCTGGTGGAACATTAACTCTCGTTGCAAAAGGTGCAGCTGGAACTCTTGATCCACACATTAACTACACACTTCAATTCTGGCAGCTATACCAGGCAACTTACGATGGTCTACTTGCATTTAGAAAAGTAGATGGTCCTAAGTCATTTGAAACTGTTCCTGACTTAGCAGAAGCTCTACCAGAACTTAGTGATGGTGGAAAGACACTTACATTTACATTGCGTAAGGGAATTAAGTTCTCAGATGGTCGCGATGTAACAGTTAATGATGTTAAAGCATCATTTGAACGAATCTTCAAAGTTTCTTCACCAACAGCCGGTGGTTTCTATAACGGTATCGTGGGCGCAGATGCATGTTTGGCTAAGCCAGCAACTTGTAAACTCGATCAAGGTGTAGTCGTTGATGAAGCAACAAATAAGATTGTGATTAATTTGACTGCACCAGATGCAACAATTAATTACAAGCTTTCGTTGCCACACGCAGTGATCCTTCCTGCTGATGCTCCATCAAAGGATGCGGGTACAACTCCAATTCCTACAACAGGTCCTTACATGTTTGCATCCTATGATCCAAACAAGGAACTTAAGATGGTCCGTAATCCAAACTTCACAGAGTGGAACCGCGAATCACAGCCAGCTGGTTATCCTGATGAAATCGTTTACCAATTCGGCCTAACAGCTGAAGCTCAGGTAAATGCGATCAAGAATGGCCAAGCTGACTGGATGCTCGATCCAATTCCTGCTGACCGTTTGTCTGAAATCGGTACAGAGCTTCCAAATCAAATCAATGTTCACACATTGACAGCGATGTGGTACTTGCCAATGAATAACAACTTGGCACCATTTGATAACGTCAAAGCACGTCAGGCTGTTAACTACGCACTTGACCGCAATGCAATGGTAAAGATCTTCGGTGGAGAACAACTTGCATCCCCTGCATGTACATTCTTGCCACCTGGATTCCCAGGGCACAAGGACTTCTGCCAGTACACAGCAGGTGCTTCAGTTGAATCTCCAGCAGCAAGTTGGTCTGCGCCAGATCTTGAAAAGGCAAAGCAACTCGTTAAGGAGTCAGGCACAGCTGGCCAAAAGGTTGGCGTTGTTGTCTCTGATGATGAAGTGAATAAGCAGATGGGTGAGTACGTACAAAGCGTTCTTAACCAGATTGGTTACAAGGCAACCTTGAAGCCAATTTCAAGCAACATTCAATTCACATACATTCAGAACACAAAGAACAAGGTTCAAATCTCGGTATCCCAGTGGTATCAAGATTTCCCAGCAGCGATGGACTTCTCGTACATCTTGCTCGGTTGTGAATCATTTACACCTGGTTCAGATTCATCTATCAACATGGCTGGTTATTGCAACAAAGCACTTAACAAGCGCATGATCGATGCAATGGATCTAGGCGTAACAGATCAAGCAGCTGCTGATAAAGAGTGGGGCGAAATTGATCAAGCGATCATGAATGAAGCTCCAGTTGCTGTGGCCTTTACTCCAAAGCAGATTGACTTCTTGTCTGCTCGTGTAAAGAACTACAACTTCTCTAAGCAGTTCTACATGTTGGTTAGCCAACTGCAGGTCAAGTAA